The genomic interval TGACTTTGTTGCGTTTCTGGGCTATGTTGGGTTGAGATAACAATCGTATCAATACTCACAGGTTTGCCATCTTCATAGCGCACGGTTACTTGTGATTTGCCATCGGGGCGCAAAAAAGGTAGAGTGCCATCTTTTCTTTTTTTTGCCAAACCTTCCGTAAGGCGATGAGAGAGCCAAATAGGCAGAGGCATAAGTGAAGGTGTCTCTTTACACGCATAACCAAACATAAGTCCTTGGTCGCCTGCACCAATTTCGCCATCTTCTCTATCTACACCTTGATTAATATCTGGGCTTTGCTCACCAATGCCATTAAGCACTGCTGCTGAACGATAATCAAAACCATAAAGTGCGTCTGTGTAGCCAATTTCTTGCACTACTTTGCGCGCAATTTCTTGCATAGGCGCATACACACTTGTTTTTAGTTCGCCTGCAATAACACAAAAACCATTGCTCACAAGCGTTTCACACGCTACACGAGCTTTTTTATCACGCTCAATAATATAATCAAGCACTGCATCGCTGATTTGGTCAGCCATTTTATCTGGATGTCCTTCTGTTACGGATTCTGAAGTGAATAGAAACGATTTTTTCATAAACTCGCCTTGTAATTTAAATTTTATGTGAAATGCTAACACAAAATTTTAAACTTACATATTGTATTTTGTATTTTTTGCAAATCTTGCACATTGCATTTAGTAAAACATTAAGACTTGCACACAATTCAAATTTGTTTTTTTTTGCAATAATGTCTAGAAATTAATTTGGGTTGGAGAGTTTTATGGGAAAAATTTATGTTTCTATGGGAGTAGCGATGCTTTTTAGCACTTTTGCTTATGCAGATAATATTTTAGAATCTGCTGCAAATGAGCGCTCAAACACGAGTAGAGGCATTGTAGAAAATAAACGTGTATTACCTAAATCTGTAGTAAAGGCGGTTTTTAGCAAAGATTTACAATCTACAACAAATATAACCTGGCAAGGTAAAGATACGATTTTGCACAGCGGCGATATTGCCAAGTCAATGCTGCAAGTACCTGGATTCTCTATGACTCGCAAAGGTGGTGGTGGAAGTGAGGTTATATTTCGCTCACAAGTTGCTTCAAGATTGCCTATATTTTTAAATAGCGGTGTGTTAAATGGTGCTTGTGGCGGGCGTATGGATACGACTACGACTTATATATTTCCGGAAAATTACAATCGTATCACTTTTCTTAAAGGTCCTCAAGATGTTCGTTATGGTGCACTTATAAGTGG from Helicobacter hepaticus ATCC 51449 carries:
- the metK gene encoding methionine adenosyltransferase → MKKSFLFTSESVTEGHPDKMADQISDAVLDYIIERDKKARVACETLVSNGFCVIAGELKTSVYAPMQEIARKVVQEIGYTDALYGFDYRSAAVLNGIGEQSPDINQGVDREDGEIGAGDQGLMFGYACKETPSLMPLPIWLSHRLTEGLAKKRKDGTLPFLRPDGKSQVTVRYEDGKPVSIDTIVISTQHSPETQQSHLKDAVIEEIVQKVLPQEYLNDNIRYFVNPTGKFVIGGPQGDAGLTGRKIIVDTYGGSCPHGGGAFSGKDPSKVDRSAAYAARYVAKNLVASGVCDKAIVQVAYAIGVVEPVSILVDTQGTGKVEDSKLTECVKAVFRLTPKGIIESLDLLRPIYRKTAAYGHFGRELNEFSWEKTDKVEAIKDFCGIK